The following coding sequences are from one Bacteroidota bacterium window:
- a CDS encoding fibronectin type III domain-containing protein, translated as MMQICKAAMHVCKRVMQVCKEVMHICTAPVQIRFASGPVLSLTIQRCLVKRTPTAVAAEIVAFKTDTHRKTTLSGFTSQFKYTVSVYAVNDFGASLVCDPITVTTS; from the coding sequence GTGATGCAAATTTGCAAAGCAGCCATGCACGTTTGCAAAAGGGTGATGCAAGTTTGCAAAGAGGTCATGCACATTTGCACAGCGCCTGTGCAAATACGCTTTGCGTCCGGGCCAGTGTTATCACTAACCATCCAAAGGTGCTTGGTAAAACGAACACCCACCGCAGTAGCGGCGGAAATTGTAGCCTTCAAAACCGATACCCATCGCAAGACGACGCTTTCAGGCTTCACGTCTCAATTCAAATACACTGTCAGTGTGTATGCCGTGAATGATTTCGGCGCCAGTCTTGTTTGCGACCCTATCACGGTAACGACGTCGTAA
- a CDS encoding T9SS type A sorting domain-containing protein, protein MPDSGDVTIQVKVVDGNDSTTNEIMLKSAWLKVNLISQADSLDCNSNALLIAYTSGSTWGQQGKFYHWYGYGDSDSASFITISQAGIYYVKVENSSGCLASDTVEIKYRDGVSNHVDFDIPYPVCQNCTVTFTNTSEKQGGVWKTEWELPGCAVEPWYCPANPFTAINPGGYSVRLTMDSAGCRFSITKVITVLPETSPYCTYPNGCTVGIEEDPADRLIQISPNPNAGRVSIHLQDIPLPVRAELYDLLGRKMNIFQITQSVQELDLSLVEDGIYFLLFHQNERTVLKRVVISR, encoded by the coding sequence ATGCCCGATTCGGGAGATGTAACTATTCAGGTGAAAGTGGTGGATGGAAATGATAGCACGACGAATGAGATTATGTTGAAGAGTGCGTGGTTGAAAGTGAATCTCATTTCTCAAGCGGATTCCCTTGATTGCAATAGTAACGCTCTGCTTATTGCCTATACTTCTGGCTCCACCTGGGGACAGCAGGGTAAATTTTATCACTGGTACGGATATGGCGATAGCGATAGCGCTTCTTTTATCACTATCAGCCAAGCAGGAATATATTATGTGAAAGTGGAGAATAGTTCTGGTTGTCTCGCATCAGACACAGTGGAAATCAAATATCGAGATGGAGTAAGTAACCACGTTGATTTTGACATCCCTTATCCGGTCTGCCAGAATTGTACTGTTACTTTCACTAACACTTCAGAAAAACAAGGAGGGGTGTGGAAAACAGAATGGGAGCTACCCGGTTGCGCGGTGGAACCTTGGTATTGTCCAGCAAATCCCTTTACCGCCATAAATCCTGGAGGCTATTCTGTCAGACTTACGATGGATAGCGCAGGCTGTAGGTTTTCTATAACTAAAGTCATTACGGTGTTACCCGAAACCAGCCCATATTGTACTTATCCTAATGGATGCACTGTGGGTATCGAAGAAGACCCAGCAGATAGACTCATTCAGATTTCTCCCAATCCCAACGCAGGACGAGTCAGCATTCACCTTCAAGATATTCCGCTGCCTGTTCGGGCGGAACTGTATGATTTGTTGGGAAGAAAGATGAATATCTTTCAGATTACGCAGTCTGTTCAGGAACTGGATTTATCTTTGGTGGAAGACGGGATTTATTTTCTCTTGTTCCATCAAAACGAAAGGACGGTGTTGAAACGAGTGGTGATTAGTAGGTAA
- a CDS encoding YkgJ family cysteine cluster protein, with product MAEINIQKYTRRASRKKKELGRFLVRLGKKPFKGLLKQVNIAEKETWKEINCMECANCCKKMTPTYNRKDILRIAKHFKMTYKQFFDKWLIIDKNKDIINQSIPCQFLGKDNLCTIYDIRPLDCADFPHFNRRDFRYQAAEKTYTQNMVYCPATLVLVEKLKEQIEADL from the coding sequence ATGGCTGAAATAAACATTCAAAAATACACGCGTCGCGCGTCGCGCAAAAAGAAGGAATTGGGTCGCTTTTTAGTCCGTTTAGGGAAAAAGCCTTTTAAAGGCCTCTTAAAGCAGGTAAACATTGCCGAAAAAGAAACCTGGAAAGAAATCAACTGCATGGAGTGTGCCAACTGTTGCAAGAAGATGACTCCCACCTATAACCGCAAGGATATATTGCGCATTGCCAAACACTTCAAAATGACTTATAAGCAGTTTTTTGATAAATGGCTGATCATTGACAAAAACAAAGATATTATCAACCAAAGCATTCCCTGCCAATTTCTGGGCAAGGACAACCTGTGCACCATATACGATATCCGCCCTTTAGATTGTGCAGATTTTCCACACTTCAACCGCAGAGATTTCCGCTATCAGGCTGCCGAAAAAACCTATACCCAAAATATGGTTTACTGTCCCGCTACCCTCGTGCTGGTTGAAAAACTGAAAGAACAAATCGAAGCAGATTTATAA
- the folE gene encoding GTP cyclohydrolase I FolE — protein sequence MKKYQKTETYDQQSLELLKKNYSEIIKTLGEDPNREGLARTPERIAKAMHFMTQGYQLDAIEILKSAIFDEHHSEMIIVKDIELFSLCEHHLLPFYGRAHIAYIPNGKIVGLSKLARVVDVFSRRLQVQERLTCQIRNCVQEALQPLGVAVVVEAKHLCMMIRGVEKQNSTTTTSAFTGEFENHSTRSEFINLISTKLS from the coding sequence ATGAAAAAATATCAGAAAACAGAAACCTATGATCAGCAATCGCTAGAGTTGCTGAAAAAGAACTACAGTGAAATCATTAAAACGCTGGGAGAAGACCCCAACCGCGAAGGACTCGCGCGCACCCCGGAGCGCATTGCCAAAGCCATGCACTTTATGACGCAGGGTTATCAGTTAGACGCCATAGAAATATTAAAGTCAGCCATCTTTGACGAGCATCATAGCGAGATGATTATCGTGAAAGACATTGAACTATTCTCTCTTTGCGAGCATCACCTCCTCCCCTTCTATGGCCGCGCTCACATCGCATATATCCCCAATGGAAAAATTGTCGGATTAAGTAAACTGGCCAGAGTAGTTGACGTGTTTTCTCGTCGCCTACAAGTGCAGGAAAGACTCACTTGCCAAATAAGAAACTGCGTGCAGGAAGCTCTTCAACCATTAGGGGTAGCAGTAGTTGTGGAAGCCAAACATCTTTGCATGATGATTCGCGGAGTGGAGAAACAAAACTCCACTACTACTACTTCCGCATTCACCGGAGAGTTTGAAAATCATTCCACAAGAAGCGAGTTTATCAATTTGATTTCGACGAAGTTAAGCTAG
- a CDS encoding 6-carboxytetrahydropterin synthase has translation MVYLTRREHFNGAHRLYQPKWDEEQNRKVFGKCANKNWHGHNYDLFVTVKGEPDPDTGFVINAHDLSKILKKEVIDKLDHKNFNLDVPELKDQMPSIENVVRLIWRWIEPQLKGCKLHCIKLTETENIYVEYYGEK, from the coding sequence ATGGTTTACCTCACAAGAAGAGAGCATTTCAACGGCGCGCACCGTCTCTACCAGCCCAAGTGGGATGAGGAACAAAACCGGAAAGTCTTTGGAAAGTGTGCCAATAAAAATTGGCACGGCCATAACTACGATTTATTTGTAACCGTGAAAGGCGAACCGGATCCCGACACCGGCTTTGTAATCAATGCACATGATCTCAGCAAAATTCTGAAAAAGGAAGTGATTGACAAGTTAGACCACAAGAATTTCAACTTGGATGTACCTGAATTGAAAGACCAAATGCCCAGCATCGAAAACGTAGTTCGACTGATTTGGAGATGGATAGAACCTCAACTGAAAGGATGCAAGCTACACTGTATCAAATTGACCGAGACAGAAAATATCTATGTCGAATATTACGGAGAAAAATAG
- a CDS encoding pyridoxal-phosphate dependent enzyme: MKYYNNIIETIGNTPLVKLNKLTKDIPGLFLAKVEYFNPGNSIKDRIGLKMILDAERDGKLKPGGTIIECTSGNTGMGLALTSVVKGYKCIFTTTEKQSKQKLDILRALGAEVIVCPTNVEPDDPRSYYSIAKRLAKEIPNSYHMNQYDNLSNRAAHYESTGPEIWEQTEGKVTHYITTIGTGGTVMGVAMYLKEKNPNIKVWGIDAYGSLLKKFHDTGELDMNEVYPYFAEGIGEDFIPANYDMKFIDHIEQVTDKDGAIMARKLAKEEGLFCGYSAGTVMQGLMQMKDKFKKDDVVVVILHDHGSRYVAKIYNDSWMKERGFLTNEVLTAKTIIERKQIRDIICAEPKETVAAVFQKMKEMHITQLPVMEGNKNLGSITEHQILRLLIEDAAHKEDEVGKVMGKPFPLVDLSLTAPEISKLISKDNTAVLVLANSGALHIITEFDLIEAMA; this comes from the coding sequence ATGAAATACTATAACAACATTATCGAAACCATCGGAAACACTCCTTTGGTTAAATTGAATAAGCTCACTAAAGATATTCCCGGTCTGTTTCTGGCCAAGGTGGAATATTTCAACCCCGGAAACTCCATTAAAGACCGTATCGGTTTGAAAATGATACTCGATGCCGAGCGCGACGGAAAACTAAAGCCCGGCGGAACCATCATTGAATGTACCTCCGGCAACACCGGTATGGGGCTGGCGCTCACCTCCGTAGTGAAAGGATATAAGTGCATCTTCACCACCACCGAAAAACAATCCAAACAGAAACTCGACATACTTCGCGCCTTGGGTGCCGAAGTCATCGTTTGTCCTACGAATGTAGAACCCGACGATCCGCGCTCTTACTATTCTATCGCCAAAAGATTGGCCAAAGAAATTCCCAATTCATATCACATGAATCAATACGACAACCTCAGCAACCGCGCCGCGCATTATGAAAGCACCGGTCCTGAAATATGGGAACAAACCGAAGGAAAGGTAACTCACTACATCACGACCATCGGCACCGGAGGAACCGTTATGGGTGTGGCCATGTATTTAAAAGAGAAGAACCCTAATATTAAAGTTTGGGGCATTGATGCCTATGGTTCTTTGCTCAAGAAATTTCACGACACCGGCGAACTGGATATGAATGAAGTATATCCCTACTTTGCCGAGGGCATTGGCGAAGACTTCATCCCGGCTAACTACGACATGAAATTTATTGACCACATCGAACAGGTGACGGACAAAGACGGAGCCATCATGGCGCGGAAATTAGCCAAGGAAGAAGGTCTCTTCTGTGGCTACAGCGCCGGAACTGTGATGCAGGGGCTGATGCAGATGAAAGATAAATTCAAGAAAGATGATGTAGTCGTTGTTATCCTTCACGACCACGGCAGCCGCTATGTGGCCAAGATATATAACGACAGTTGGATGAAAGAGCGCGGCTTCCTCACCAACGAAGTGCTGACCGCCAAGACCATCATAGAGCGCAAACAAATTCGCGACATTATTTGTGCCGAACCAAAAGAAACCGTAGCGGCTGTTTTCCAGAAGATGAAAGAAATGCACATCACCCAACTACCGGTGATGGAAGGCAACAAAAACTTAGGCAGCATCACCGAACACCAGATTCTGCGCCTCTTGATAGAAGACGCTGCCCATAAAGAAGACGAAGTAGGCAAAGTGATGGGCAAGCCCTTTCCACTGGTTGACCTCAGTTTAACAGCTCCAGAAATCTCTAAACTCATATCAAAAGATAATACCGCCGTGTTGGTGCTTGCCAACTCCGGTGCCTTGCACATCATTACCGAGTTTGATTTGATAGAAGCAATGGCTTGA